In Fusobacterium canifelinum, a genomic segment contains:
- a CDS encoding IS256 family transposase translates to MKEKKEVYKVKPLTEGKKNIIASLIEEYDIKTTEDIQEALKDLLGGTIKSMLEAEMDEHIGYEKYQHSDGTNYRNGTKKKNVRSTYGEFQVEVPQDRNSSFEPQIVKKRQKDISEIDQKIINMYARGLTTRQISEQIEEIYGFECSESFISNVTDKVIDKIQDWQNRPLDEVYPIIFIDATHFSVREDNRIKKIAAYVVLGISKDGMKEVLSLEIGENESSKYWLGVLNGLKNRGVKDIMVICADGLTGMKEAIAAAFPQTEYQRCVVHQVRNTLKYVSYKDKKEFSTDLKSIYLAVTETQALENLDKVSEKWKEKYPNSMISWYQNWDVLTPIFKFSLEVRKVIYTTNAIESLNSTYKKLNRQRTVYPSDKALLKVLYLSTMEATKKWSQPLRNWGKVYGEFSIMYEGRF, encoded by the coding sequence ATGAAAGAGAAAAAAGAAGTTTACAAAGTAAAACCATTAACTGAAGGAAAGAAAAATATTATTGCTTCTTTAATTGAAGAATATGATATTAAAACTACTGAGGATATCCAAGAAGCTCTTAAAGACCTTTTAGGTGGAACTATTAAGTCTATGTTAGAAGCTGAGATGGATGAACATATTGGTTATGAGAAGTATCAGCATTCTGATGGTACTAATTATCGTAATGGAACTAAAAAGAAAAATGTTCGTTCTACTTATGGTGAATTTCAAGTTGAAGTTCCTCAAGATAGAAATTCTTCTTTTGAGCCACAAATAGTAAAAAAAAGACAAAAGGATATTTCTGAGATTGATCAAAAAATCATAAATATGTATGCGCGTGGTTTGACTACTAGACAAATTTCTGAACAAATTGAAGAAATATATGGTTTTGAATGTTCTGAAAGTTTTATCTCCAATGTTACTGATAAAGTAATAGACAAAATTCAAGATTGGCAAAATAGACCCTTAGATGAAGTATATCCAATTATCTTTATTGATGCCACTCACTTCTCTGTTAGAGAAGACAATAGAATTAAAAAAATAGCTGCTTATGTAGTATTAGGCATCTCAAAAGATGGAATGAAAGAGGTACTTAGTTTAGAAATAGGAGAAAATGAAAGTAGTAAATATTGGTTAGGAGTATTAAATGGTTTAAAAAATAGAGGTGTAAAAGACATAATGGTAATTTGCGCTGATGGGTTAACAGGAATGAAAGAAGCTATTGCTGCAGCTTTTCCACAAACAGAATATCAACGTTGTGTAGTTCATCAAGTTAGAAATACTTTAAAATATGTGTCATACAAAGATAAAAAAGAATTTTCCACAGATTTAAAGAGTATATATTTAGCTGTAACAGAAACACAAGCACTGGAAAATTTAGATAAAGTAAGTGAAAAATGGAAAGAAAAATATCCAAATTCAATGATAAGTTGGTATCAAAATTGGGATGTATTAACACCAATATTTAAATTCTCATTAGAAGTCAGAAAAGTAATATATACAACAAATGCAATAGAAAGTTTGAATAGCACTTACAAGAAATTAAATAGACAAAGAACGGTATATCCTAGTGATAAGGCGCTATTAAAGGTATTGTATTTATCAACAATGGAAGCAACAAAGAAATGGAGTCAACCATTAAGAAATTGGGGTAAAGTATATGGAGAATTTAGCATAATGTATGAGGGAAGATTTTAA
- the eutJ gene encoding ethanolamine utilization protein EutJ: MNLDIVNKYIKEFEKTITKPKTNFDKSKFYVGIDLGTANIVITILDKNGKPVAGATQRSRVVRDGIVVDFIGAISIVRKLKEDLEEKLGIEITEGYTAIPPGVEQGSVKAIVNVIESAGIDVLKVVDEPTAASYVLGITDGVVVDLGGGTTGISILEKGKVVFVADEPTGGTHMTLVLAGSYGVDFETAEDIKTDKKKEKDVFVQITPVLQKMASIVKKYIKDYKVKDVFLVGGACSFDGSESVFEKELGLNIYKPYMPVYITPLGIALAGMKD, translated from the coding sequence ATGAATTTAGATATAGTAAATAAATATATTAAAGAATTTGAAAAAACAATTACAAAACCAAAAACAAATTTTGATAAAAGTAAATTTTATGTGGGAATTGACTTAGGTACTGCTAATATAGTAATAACTATTTTAGATAAAAATGGAAAACCTGTTGCTGGTGCTACTCAGCGTTCAAGAGTTGTAAGAGATGGAATAGTTGTTGATTTTATTGGTGCAATATCAATAGTTAGAAAATTAAAAGAAGATTTAGAAGAAAAACTGGGAATAGAGATTACAGAAGGTTATACTGCTATTCCCCCTGGTGTTGAACAGGGAAGTGTTAAAGCAATAGTGAATGTAATTGAATCAGCTGGAATAGATGTATTAAAAGTTGTAGACGAACCAACTGCTGCTTCTTATGTTTTAGGAATTACTGATGGAGTTGTTGTAGATTTGGGAGGAGGAACAACTGGAATCAGTATTTTAGAAAAAGGAAAGGTTGTTTTTGTTGCAGATGAACCTACTGGAGGAACTCATATGACTTTAGTCTTAGCTGGAAGTTATGGTGTAGATTTCGAAACAGCTGAAGATATAAAAACTGATAAGAAAAAAGAAAAGGATGTTTTTGTACAAATTACCCCTGTTTTACAAAAGATGGCCTCTATTGTAAAGAAATATATAAAAGATTATAAGGTTAAAGATGTATTCTTAGTAGGTGGTGCTTGTAGCTTTGATGGAAGTGAAAGTGTTTTTGAAAAAGAATTAGGTTTAAATATTTATAAACCATATATGCCTGTATATATAACTCCTCTTGGCATAGCACTTGCTGGTATGAAAGATTAG
- a CDS encoding HPr family phosphocarrier protein, which yields MKSVKVHIKNKKGLHARPSSLFVQLVTKYDSDISVKSEDETVNGKSIMGLMLLAAEEGRELELIADGPDEDAMLEELVDLIEVKKFNEE from the coding sequence ATGAAATCAGTAAAAGTACATATAAAAAATAAAAAAGGGTTACATGCAAGACCTTCATCTCTATTTGTACAATTAGTTACAAAGTATGATTCTGATATCAGTGTTAAATCAGAAGATGAAACTGTAAATGGAAAAAGTATTATGGGGCTTATGCTCTTAGCAGCAGAGGAAGGCAGAGAATTAGAATTAATTGCCGATGGACCAGATGAAGATGCTATGCTTGAAGAATTAGTTGATTTAATAGAAGTAAAGAAATTCAATGAGGAGTAA
- a CDS encoding bifunctional 4-hydroxy-3-methylbut-2-enyl diphosphate reductase/30S ribosomal protein S1, which yields MEIIRAKHMGFCFGVLEAINVCNSLIEEKRRKYILGMLVHNKQVVEDMQRKGFKLVTEDELLEDMDELKEGDIVVIRAHGTSKSVHEKLKERKVKVFDATCIFVNKIRQEIEIANEKGYGILFVGDRNHPEVKGIISFADDIQIFESFEEAKEIKIDLDKTYLLSTQTTLNKKKFEEIKKYFKENYKNVVIFDKICGATAVRQKAVEDLAVKVEIMIIVGDTKSSNTKKLYEISKKLNDNSYLVENEEQLDLTIFRGKEVVGITAGASTPEETIMNIEKKIRGIYKMSNVNENQNEFLEMLEGFLPNQEKRVEGVIESMDQNFSYLDVPGERTAVRVRTDELKGYKVGDTVEVLITGLSEEDDDQEYITASRRKIEVEKNWEKIEDSFKNKTILDAKVTKKIKGGYLVEACLYAGFLPNSLSEIFDNEEKVNGKKIQVIVKDIKVDGKDKKNRKITYSVKDIKVAEQEKEFAGLEVGQIVDCVVTEVLDFGLAVDINTLKGFIHISEVSWKRLDKLSDVYKVGDHIKAVIVSLDEAKRNVKLSIKKLEEDPWATVANEFKVDEEVEGTVTKVLPYGAFVEIKPGVEGLVHISDFSWTKKKVNVGEYVKEGEKVKVRITDLHPEDRKLKLGIKQLVANPWETAEKDFAIDTVIKGKVVEVKPFGIFVEIADGIDAFVHSSDYSWIGEETPKFEIGNEVELKITELDLNDKKIKGSLKALRKSPWEHAMEEYKVGTTVEKKIKTVADFGLFIELTKGIDGFIPTQFASKEFIKNIRDKFNEGDIVKAQVVEVNKDTQKIKLSIKKIEIEEEKREEREQIEKYSTSSSEE from the coding sequence ATGGAAATTATTAGGGCAAAACATATGGGTTTTTGCTTTGGGGTTTTAGAAGCCATAAATGTTTGTAACTCTTTGATTGAAGAAAAAAGAAGAAAATATATTTTAGGTATGCTTGTTCATAATAAGCAAGTTGTAGAAGATATGCAAAGAAAGGGCTTTAAACTTGTAACAGAAGATGAGTTACTTGAAGATATGGACGAATTAAAAGAGGGCGACATAGTTGTTATAAGAGCACATGGAACTTCTAAAAGTGTTCATGAAAAATTAAAAGAAAGAAAAGTTAAAGTTTTTGATGCTACTTGTATATTTGTGAATAAAATAAGACAAGAAATAGAAATAGCAAATGAAAAAGGATATGGTATCTTATTTGTTGGAGATAGAAATCATCCTGAGGTCAAAGGCATTATTTCTTTTGCTGATGATATTCAAATATTTGAAAGCTTTGAAGAAGCCAAAGAAATAAAAATTGATTTAGATAAGACTTATTTATTGTCAACACAGACAACTTTAAATAAGAAAAAATTTGAGGAAATTAAAAAATATTTTAAAGAGAACTATAAAAATGTAGTAATTTTTGATAAAATATGTGGTGCAACAGCTGTTAGACAAAAAGCAGTTGAAGATCTAGCAGTAAAAGTTGAAATAATGATAATAGTAGGAGATACAAAAAGCTCAAATACAAAAAAATTATACGAAATATCTAAAAAATTAAATGATAATAGTTACCTTGTTGAAAATGAGGAACAGTTAGATTTAACTATTTTTAGAGGTAAAGAGGTAGTAGGTATTACTGCTGGAGCATCAACACCAGAAGAAACAATAATGAATATAGAAAAAAAAATAAGGGGGATATATAAAATGTCTAATGTAAATGAAAACCAAAATGAATTCTTAGAAATGTTAGAAGGATTCCTACCAAATCAAGAGAAAAGAGTTGAAGGAGTTATAGAATCAATGGATCAAAACTTCTCATATCTTGATGTTCCTGGTGAAAGAACAGCAGTAAGAGTAAGAACAGATGAATTAAAGGGCTATAAAGTTGGAGATACTGTTGAAGTTTTAATAACAGGATTATCAGAAGAAGATGATGATCAAGAGTACATAACTGCTTCAAGAAGAAAAATTGAAGTAGAAAAAAATTGGGAAAAAATAGAAGATTCTTTTAAAAACAAAACTATTTTAGATGCAAAAGTTACAAAAAAAATTAAAGGTGGATATTTAGTAGAAGCTTGTCTATATGCTGGATTTTTACCTAATTCACTTTCAGAAATTTTTGATAATGAAGAAAAAGTTAATGGAAAGAAAATACAAGTTATAGTAAAAGATATCAAAGTAGATGGAAAAGATAAGAAAAATAGAAAAATTACTTATTCAGTAAAAGATATTAAAGTAGCAGAACAAGAAAAAGAATTTGCTGGCTTAGAAGTTGGGCAAATTGTTGACTGTGTTGTAACAGAAGTTTTAGACTTTGGTTTAGCAGTTGACATCAATACTTTAAAAGGGTTTATCCATATTTCAGAAGTATCTTGGAAAAGATTGGATAAGTTATCTGATGTATATAAAGTTGGAGATCATATAAAAGCAGTAATTGTTTCATTAGATGAAGCAAAAAGAAATGTTAAATTATCAATTAAAAAATTAGAAGAAGATCCTTGGGCAACAGTTGCTAATGAATTTAAAGTAGATGAAGAAGTTGAAGGAACAGTTACAAAAGTTTTACCTTATGGTGCTTTTGTTGAAATTAAACCTGGTGTAGAAGGACTTGTACATATTTCAGATTTTAGCTGGACTAAAAAGAAAGTTAATGTTGGAGAATATGTAAAAGAAGGAGAAAAAGTAAAAGTTAGAATAACTGACTTACATCCAGAAGATAGAAAATTAAAATTAGGAATAAAACAATTAGTAGCTAACCCTTGGGAAACTGCTGAAAAAGACTTTGCTATTGATACAGTAATTAAAGGTAAAGTTGTTGAAGTAAAACCATTTGGAATATTTGTTGAAATAGCAGATGGAATAGATGCTTTTGTTCATAGCTCAGATTACAGTTGGATTGGAGAAGAAACTCCTAAATTTGAAATTGGAAATGAAGTTGAATTAAAAATAACTGAACTTGATTTAAATGATAAAAAGATTAAAGGAAGTTTAAAAGCTTTAAGAAAAAGTCCTTGGGAACATGCAATGGAAGAATACAAAGTTGGAACAACTGTTGAAAAGAAAATAAAAACTGTTGCAGACTTTGGATTATTTATTGAATTAACAAAAGGAATTGATGGTTTTATACCTACTCAATTTGCTTCTAAAGAATTTATTAAAAATATAAGAGATAAATTCAACGAAGGAGATATTGTTAAAGCACAAGTTGTTGAAGTAAACAAAGATACACAAAAAATAAAATTATCTATTAAGAAAATAGAAATTGAAGAAGAAAAAAGAGAAGAAAGAGAACAAATTGAAAAATACTCTACTTCATCTTCAGAAGAATAA
- a CDS encoding DUF4261 domain-containing protein, translating into MSTAFTGFVLLNEAKFNREKFLKDLKEDWNITLDLGKEDESKEKDMLVGNVEHIMVAVALMPAPIPNNEAVDNAKTNYRWKDAVKVAEEHKAHILVSLLGEPNLVDGAKLYTKIISALTKQENCTGINVLGTVLNPDMYRDFTKYYEENDMFPVENMIFIGLYASEDEKINAYTYGMEGFGKKEMEIMDSSQSPEDVYYFLQGVADYVITSDVILQDGETIGFSAEQKISISQSKGIAVNGTTLKLAY; encoded by the coding sequence ATGAGTACTGCATTTACAGGTTTTGTATTATTGAATGAAGCTAAATTTAATAGAGAAAAATTTTTAAAAGATTTAAAAGAAGATTGGAATATCACACTGGATTTAGGTAAAGAAGATGAAAGTAAAGAAAAAGATATGTTAGTTGGAAATGTTGAACATATAATGGTAGCTGTTGCCTTAATGCCTGCTCCTATTCCTAATAATGAAGCAGTAGATAACGCAAAAACAAATTATAGATGGAAAGATGCAGTTAAAGTTGCAGAAGAACATAAGGCACATATACTTGTTTCTCTTTTAGGAGAACCTAATTTAGTTGATGGTGCAAAGCTGTATACAAAAATTATATCAGCACTTACAAAACAAGAAAACTGTACTGGAATTAATGTATTGGGAACAGTTTTGAATCCAGATATGTATAGAGATTTTACAAAATATTATGAAGAAAATGATATGTTTCCAGTTGAAAATATGATATTTATAGGATTGTATGCTTCAGAAGACGAAAAAATAAATGCTTATACTTATGGAATGGAAGGCTTTGGAAAAAAAGAAATGGAAATAATGGATAGCTCACAAAGTCCAGAAGATGTTTACTATTTTTTACAAGGTGTAGCAGATTATGTTATAACTTCTGATGTAATATTACAAGATGGAGAAACAATAGGTTTTTCGGCAGAACAAAAAATTTCTATATCTCAATCAAAAGGGATAGCTGTTAATGGAACTACATTAAAATTAGCTTATTAA
- the pykF gene encoding pyruvate kinase PykF, whose amino-acid sequence MKKTKIVCTIGPVTESVETLKELLNRGMNVMRLNFSHGDYEEHGTRMKNFRQAMSETGIRGGILLDTKGPEIRTMTLKDGKDVSIKAGQKFTFTTDQSVVGDDERVAVTYENFAKDLKVGDMVLVDDGLLELDVTEIKGNEVICIARNNGDLGQKKGINLPNVSVSLPALSEKDIEDLKFGCQNNVDFIAASFIRKADDVRQVRKVLRENGGERIQIISKIESQEGLDNFDEILAESDGIMVARGDLGVEIPVEEVPCAQKMMIRKCNRAGKAVITATQMLDSMIKNPRPTRAEANDVANAILDGTDAVMLSGETAKGKYPLAAVDVMNKIAKKVDATIPPFYIEGVINKHDITTAVAEGSADISERLNAKLIVVGTESGRAARDMRRYFPKANILAITNNEKTANQLVLSRGIIPYVDASPKTLEEFFVIAESAAKKLNLVENNDIIIATCGESVFIQGTTNSIKVIQVKA is encoded by the coding sequence TTGAAAAAAACAAAAATAGTTTGTACTATTGGTCCTGTGACTGAATCAGTAGAAACTTTGAAAGAATTGCTAAATAGAGGAATGAATGTGATGAGGTTAAATTTCTCTCATGGTGATTATGAAGAACATGGAACAAGAATGAAAAATTTTAGACAGGCAATGTCTGAAACTGGAATTAGAGGGGGAATACTTCTTGATACTAAAGGTCCAGAAATAAGAACAATGACTTTAAAAGATGGAAAAGATGTTAGTATCAAGGCTGGGCAAAAATTTACTTTTACAACAGATCAATCAGTTGTTGGAGATGATGAAAGAGTGGCAGTAACTTATGAAAACTTTGCAAAAGATTTAAAAGTTGGAGATATGGTTCTTGTTGATGATGGATTACTTGAACTAGATGTTACAGAAATAAAAGGAAATGAAGTTATATGTATAGCTAGAAACAATGGAGATTTAGGACAAAAGAAAGGAATAAACTTACCTAATGTTTCTGTTAGTTTACCAGCATTATCTGAAAAAGATATAGAAGATTTAAAATTTGGTTGCCAAAATAATGTTGATTTTATAGCGGCATCATTTATAAGAAAAGCTGATGATGTAAGACAGGTAAGAAAAGTTCTTAGAGAAAATGGTGGAGAAAGAATACAAATCATTTCTAAAATAGAAAGCCAAGAAGGACTTGATAATTTTGACGAAATTCTAGCTGAATCAGATGGTATAATGGTAGCAAGAGGAGACTTAGGAGTAGAAATTCCTGTTGAAGAAGTTCCTTGTGCACAAAAAATGATGATAAGAAAATGTAATAGAGCAGGAAAAGCTGTTATTACAGCAACTCAAATGCTAGATTCAATGATTAAAAATCCAAGACCTACAAGAGCAGAAGCAAACGATGTTGCTAATGCTATATTAGATGGTACAGATGCAGTAATGCTTTCAGGAGAAACTGCAAAAGGAAAATATCCACTAGCTGCTGTTGATGTTATGAATAAAATAGCTAAAAAAGTTGATGCAACAATACCACCATTTTATATAGAAGGTGTAATAAATAAACATGATATAACTACAGCTGTTGCAGAAGGAAGTGCTGATATAAGTGAAAGATTAAATGCAAAACTTATAGTTGTTGGTACAGAATCTGGAAGAGCTGCAAGAGATATGAGAAGATATTTCCCTAAGGCAAATATTTTAGCAATAACTAATAATGAAAAAACCGCAAATCAATTAGTTTTATCAAGAGGAATAATTCCATATGTAGATGCTTCACCAAAAACATTGGAAGAATTCTTTGTTATAGCAGAATCTGCTGCAAAAAAATTAAATTTAGTTGAAAATAATGATATAATTATAGCAACTTGTGGAGAAAGTGTATTTATACAAGGAACAACTAACTCGATAAAAGTAATACAAGTAAAAGCATAG